From a single Lolium rigidum isolate FL_2022 chromosome 7, APGP_CSIRO_Lrig_0.1, whole genome shotgun sequence genomic region:
- the LOC124671243 gene encoding cullin-3-like: MYPIPADSTVQRPPGRPTAPRSQPFKRVADPDLVVRSCLTLSSAFRQIYAGNAKDQNYETLYRCTYNVVRVGHGGEALYTQVATTMAAEVEKLAGSLDSTASAPDDHFLQELLSRWKTHSNAVEMISDVVIYMDRTFVLQRHKAPVSELGLRAWRDGMLRPDGEVLGPHQDASATRARPGRRASDEGLHECSLPRDQEHGGRRRAVAVTCAYNVVAADHGEVLYTQVATMEEICGSVGHEHQAESVTGPCASSDGYFGERSARKTDETASRSPPTQNPK; encoded by the exons ATGTACCCGATCCCAGCAGACTCGACGGTCCAGAGGCCGCCGGGACGCCCTACAGCGCCACGAAGCCAGCCCTTCAAGCGCGTCGCCGACCCCGACCTCGTCGTCAGGTCCTGCCTGACGCTCTCCTCCGCCTTCCGCCAAATATACGCAGGAAACGCCAAAGACCAAAACTACGAGACTCTTTACAG GTGCACTTACAATGTGGTCCGTGTCGGCCATGGCGGTGAGGCGCTCTACACCCAGGTCGCGACCAccatggcggcggaggtggagaagcTCGCGGGGTCTCTCGACAGCACCGCCTCCGCGCCGGACGATCACTTCCTGCAGGAGCTGCTTAGCAGGTGGAAGACACACAGCAATGCCGTCGAAATGATCAGCGACGTGGTAATATACATGGACCGGACGTTTGTCCTGCAGAGGCACAAGGCGCCCGTCAGTGAGCTGGGCCTCAGGGCGTGGCGCGACGGTATGCTTCGCCCAGATGGTGAG GTACTGGGACCTCACCAGGATGCATCGGCTACTCGGGCGCGTCCAGGGCGGCGTGCCAGCGATGAGGGACTGCATGAATGCTCACTTCCAAGAGATCAGGAACACGGCGGGCGACGACGAGCGGTTGCTGTCAC CTGCGCTTACAACGTGGTTGCTGCCGACCATGGCGAGGTGCTCTACACCCAGGTCGCGAccatggaagaaatatgtggGTCGGTCGGTCACGAGCACCAAGCCGAGAGCGTCACGGGTCCCTGCGCTTCGTCGGACGGATATTTTGGCGAGCGTTCCGCGCGCAAGACCGACGAAACAGCGTCCCGCTCCCCGCCCACTCAAAATCCAAAATAA
- the LOC124671244 gene encoding xyloglucan endotransglucosylase protein 7-like, translating to MASNGKRTLMVILCSVLLAAGVARGGNFYQDVDITSGDWRAKILGGGDLMTLTMDKASGSGFQSKNQYLFGRWDMKMKLIPGNSAGTVASFYLSSPPQGPHHDEIDFEFLGNLDGKPYTVQTNVFSQGVGGREQQFRMWFDPTADFHTYTIVWNPINILFYVDGTPIREYRNRQADTGVPFLTQQPMRVYASLWNGEAWATGGGRIKTNWTWASFVASYKGYTATGCVSSQDPAACASSTGAWMHQQLDTAEQARLRQVQKNYMIANYCTDPWRKYPRPDCKY from the exons ATGGCTTCCAATGGAAAGAGAACATTGATGGTGATTTTGTGCTCTGTGCTGTTGGCTGCCGGCGTGGCCCGCGGCGGCAACTTCTACCAGGACGTGGACATCACGTCTGGCGATTGGCGCGCGAAGATcctcggcggtggcgacctcatgACGCTGACCATGGACAAGGCCTCCGGCTCCGGGTTCCAGTCCAAGAACCAGTACCTGTTCGGCCGCTGGGACATGAAGATGAAGCTCATCCCCGGCAACTCCGCCGGCACCGTCGCCAGTTTCTAC CTTTCGTCGCCGCCGCAGGGGCCGCACCACGACGAGATCGACTTCGAATTCCTGGGGAACCTGGACGGCAAGCCCTACACGGTGCAGACCAACGTGTTCAGCCAGGGGGTGGGCGGCCGGGAGCAGCAGTTCCGCATGTGGTTCGACCCCACCGCGGATTTCCACACCTACACCATCGTCTGGAACCCCATCAACATCCT GTTCTACGTTGACGGGACGCCGATTCGGGAGTACCGGAACCGGCAGGCAGACACGGGGGTGCCGTTCCTGACGCAGCAGCCGATGCGGGTGTACGCGAGCCTGTGGAACGGGGAGGCATGGGCCACCGGCGGCGGGAGGATAAAGACGAACTGGACATGGGCGTCGTTCGTGGCGTCGTACAAGGGGTACACGGCTACCGGGTGTGTGTCGTCGCAGGACCCGGCGGCGTGTGCTAGTTCCACTGGCGCGTGGATGCACCAGCAGCTGGACACCGCGGAGCAGGCCCGCCTCCGGCAGGTGCAGAAGAATTACATGATCGCCAACTACTGCACCGATCCCTGGAGGAAGTACCCGAGGCCCGACTGCAAGTACTAG